A part of Solibacillus sp. FSL H8-0538 genomic DNA contains:
- a CDS encoding DUF1871 family protein, whose product MENVEMNQKSVHMLAAWDPFNLGVNSYDTETADVVAALQGIDDPTELAKVIQTVYEHSFEQWIPFENCVTIAYKLIAIKFEAKCII is encoded by the coding sequence ATGGAAAATGTGGAAATGAACCAAAAGTCGGTACATATGTTAGCAGCATGGGATCCTTTCAATCTAGGAGTAAACAGCTATGATACAGAAACAGCGGATGTCGTTGCTGCATTACAAGGTATAGATGATCCTACAGAACTCGCTAAAGTTATTCAAACAGTATATGAGCATTCGTTTGAACAATGGATTCCGTTTGAAAACTGTGTGACAATCGCGTATAAACTGATTGCGATAAAGTTTGAGGCGAAGTGTATTATTTAA
- a CDS encoding MalY/PatB family protein, which yields MSIFNETVSRRKSQSFKWDQMEKIYNIPDASDILPMWVADMDFAAPKEVIEAIEKRLQHPVFGYSYVCDGCKDAIVQWFERRYNWTIDLQSILFHHGVVPAIASIIETFTAPGDKVAISTPVYPPFFNIPTAQGRVVEACDLVEKNGSYVFDFAALEETFKRGVRMYILCNPHNPAGVVWSREDLEQLVSLCIQYEVYLLSDEIHADIIFDNKKYVPILTVKDAEKAKIISCIAPTKTFNLAGIQAAMMVVPNSKLLAQLELNAQAHGQMALNAFASAAVQAAYSHGEAWLDKLISYLSINMAYVLKELNALEGISVTQPDGTYLLWIDYRQTGLSENDIMERLLTKGKLALEPGTKYGQAGEGFLRMNVACSLATVQEGVSRFKQALA from the coding sequence ATGTCTATTTTTAATGAAACCGTTAGTCGAAGAAAATCTCAATCTTTTAAATGGGATCAAATGGAGAAGATTTATAACATTCCAGATGCGTCTGATATTTTACCTATGTGGGTAGCTGACATGGATTTTGCTGCACCAAAAGAAGTTATTGAGGCAATTGAAAAACGTCTCCAGCATCCCGTGTTTGGTTATTCTTATGTATGCGATGGCTGTAAGGATGCGATTGTTCAGTGGTTTGAACGCCGTTACAACTGGACGATTGATCTTCAAAGCATTTTATTCCATCACGGGGTTGTTCCCGCAATTGCGAGCATTATCGAAACGTTTACAGCACCGGGAGATAAGGTTGCGATTTCTACTCCAGTTTACCCACCCTTCTTTAATATTCCAACTGCACAGGGCCGTGTTGTTGAAGCTTGCGATTTAGTTGAAAAGAACGGAAGCTATGTATTTGATTTTGCCGCGCTGGAGGAAACGTTTAAACGCGGTGTGAGAATGTATATTTTATGTAACCCACATAATCCAGCTGGGGTAGTTTGGAGTCGGGAGGATTTAGAACAGCTCGTTTCGCTATGTATTCAGTATGAAGTTTACTTACTATCGGATGAAATTCATGCAGATATAATATTTGATAATAAAAAATACGTACCTATTTTAACAGTGAAGGATGCAGAGAAGGCGAAAATAATTAGTTGTATTGCACCAACAAAAACCTTTAACTTAGCTGGGATTCAAGCAGCAATGATGGTCGTGCCAAATAGTAAACTACTCGCACAACTTGAGCTTAATGCACAAGCACACGGGCAAATGGCGCTGAACGCATTTGCCTCTGCTGCTGTACAAGCCGCGTATAGTCACGGCGAGGCTTGGTTAGATAAGCTGATTTCATACTTATCAATTAATATGGCTTATGTTTTGAAGGAATTAAATGCACTTGAAGGGATTTCAGTGACGCAGCCGGACGGAACATATTTATTATGGATCGATTATCGACAAACTGGCTTGTCGGAGAATGATATAATGGAGCGCCTTTTAACGAAGGGCAAGCTAGCACTTGAACCTGGAACAAAATACGGACAAGCAGGTGAGGGCTTTTTACGCATGAACGTTGCCTGTTCCCTTGCCACTGTCCAAGAAGGGGTAAGTCGCTTTAAACAAGCACTTGCATGA